A window from Planctomycetota bacterium encodes these proteins:
- the ruvA gene encoding Holliday junction branch migration protein RuvA — MIARLTGLLEAVAEDRAVVTVGPVAVDVLVPAGDVAALEAQVGTEITLQTVCYLEGDASGGNLTPRLIGFATEADKGFFNAFITVKGIGPRKALRAMAIPPAEVAAAIEAKDTKALVQLPQIGKRAAETIIAELAGKVGRFVSPDAVIAPTPATSVGSLSPDEADAVDALVALGERRADAETLLSRVKKRDDAPEDANRLISEMLRLRGGR, encoded by the coding sequence GCCGGTGGCGGTGGACGTGTTGGTGCCGGCGGGGGATGTGGCGGCGCTCGAAGCACAGGTCGGGACAGAGATCACGCTGCAGACCGTTTGTTACCTCGAGGGCGACGCTTCCGGCGGCAACCTCACGCCGCGGTTGATCGGCTTCGCCACCGAGGCGGACAAGGGCTTCTTCAACGCCTTCATCACTGTCAAAGGCATCGGCCCACGCAAGGCACTGCGTGCGATGGCGATCCCGCCGGCGGAAGTCGCCGCCGCCATCGAGGCAAAGGACACGAAGGCCTTGGTCCAGCTGCCGCAGATCGGCAAACGTGCGGCCGAGACAATCATCGCCGAACTCGCCGGCAAGGTCGGCCGGTTCGTCTCGCCCGACGCCGTCATCGCCCCAACACCCGCGACGTCCGTCGGCTCGCTGTCGCCCGACGAGGCGGACGCCGTCGACGCCCTTGTCGCCCTCGGCGAACGCCGGGCCGACGCCGAGACGCTGCTTTCACGGGTCAAGAAACGGGACGATGCGCCTGAGGACGCCAACAGGCTCATTTCCGAGATGCTGCGCCTTCGTGGCGGACGGTGA